Proteins encoded together in one Solanum lycopersicum chromosome 7, SLM_r2.1 window:
- the LOC101253104 gene encoding probable serine/threonine-protein kinase PBL23 isoform X1, giving the protein MILGRLVKRDWLIWFPCCMTMDDNNQISSLEDSIIHQYKSANSQAQFANISLKTDSSRRRYIASEIEKFGKGNISAQAFTFRELCLATENFDSECLLGSGGFGKVYKGHIKSKNMAVAVKQLDRNGFQGTKEFLVEVLLLSLLRHSNLVNLIGYCSDGDQRILVYELMSNDSLEVHLLELGPDQKPLDWYTRMKIATGAARGLAYLHETANPPVIYRDFKSSNILLDENFDPKLSDFGLAKLGPTGDSSHVSTRVMGTYGYCAPDYACTGKLTIKSDVYSFGVVLLEIISGRRVIDSSRPSEEKNLIKWARPLISDKKLHLIADPLLRGNYPRRGLDKALTVATMCLQEDASTRPLMSEVVTALDYILNIKKHDDDHKEETADDTYKSPPALQTITSHVDRIASNKPNCVRERY; this is encoded by the exons ATGATATTAGGTAGATTAGTGAAAAGAGATTGGCTGATTTGGTTTCCATGTTGTATGACGATGGATGATAACAATCAAATTAGTTCTTTGGAAGATAGCATCATTCATCAATACAAAAGCGCCAATTCTCAAGCACAATTTGCCAACATTTCTCTTAAAACTG ATAGCAGCAGAAGGAGATACATAGCTTCAGAAATAGAAAAGTTTGGAAAAGGGAACATTTCAGCTCAAGCCTTCACGTTCCGTGAGTTGTGTCTTGCAACTGAAAACTTCGATTCTGAATGTTTGCTTGGTTCAGGTGGGTTTGGGAAAGTGTACAAAGGCCACATTAAAAGCAAGAATATG GCTGTTGCTGTGAAACAACTTGACAGGAATGGTTTCCAAGGAACGAAAGAGTTCCTTGTGGAGGTCCTGCTGTTGAGTCTTCTCCGTCACTCTAACCTTGTCAATTTGATAGGATACTGTTCAGACGGTGATCAGAGAATATTAGTTTACGAGCTCATGTCAAATGATTCTTTAGAAGTTCATCTTCTTG AACTTGGTCCAGATCAAAAGCCTCTTGATTGGTATACAAGGATGAAAATTGCAACCGGAGCAGCAAGAGGACTTGCATACTTGCATGAAACGGCTAATCCTCCCGTGATTTATCGGGACTTTAAATCATCCAACATACTTTTAGATGAGAACTTTGATCCCAAGCTTTCTGATTTCGGACTTGCCAAGCTAGGACCAACAGGTGACAGTTCTCATGTGTCCACCAGGGTCATGGGAACTTATGGTTATTGTGCACCTGACTATGCTTGCACAGGTAAATTGACCATTAAGTCCGATGTTTATAGCTTCGGTGTAGTCCTTTTAGAAATAATCTCAGGAAGAAGAGTCATCGACAGCTCCAGACCCAGCGAAGAAAAGAACCTCATCAAGTGG GCACGACCACTGATCAGCGATAAGAAGTTGCACTTAATAGCAGATCCATTGCTACGAGGGAACTACCCGAGGAGGGGATTGGATAAAGCTCTAACAGTTGCAACAATGTGCCTGCAAGAGGACGCCAGTACGCGACCTTTAATGAGTGAAGTAGTGACTGCTTTAGACTATATATTGAATATCAAGAAACACGACGATGATCACAAGGAGGAAACTGCAGATGATACTTATAAATCTCCACCTGCATTGCAAACTATTACAAGTCATGTCGATCGTATTGCAAGTAATAAACCTAATTGTGTTAGAGAAAGATACTAA
- the LOC101253104 gene encoding probable serine/threonine-protein kinase PBL23 isoform X2 — translation MINSSRRRYIASEIEKFGKGNISAQAFTFRELCLATENFDSECLLGSGGFGKVYKGHIKSKNMAVAVKQLDRNGFQGTKEFLVEVLLLSLLRHSNLVNLIGYCSDGDQRILVYELMSNDSLEVHLLELGPDQKPLDWYTRMKIATGAARGLAYLHETANPPVIYRDFKSSNILLDENFDPKLSDFGLAKLGPTGDSSHVSTRVMGTYGYCAPDYACTGKLTIKSDVYSFGVVLLEIISGRRVIDSSRPSEEKNLIKWARPLISDKKLHLIADPLLRGNYPRRGLDKALTVATMCLQEDASTRPLMSEVVTALDYILNIKKHDDDHKEETADDTYKSPPALQTITSHVDRIASNKPNCVRERY, via the exons ATGATTA ATAGCAGCAGAAGGAGATACATAGCTTCAGAAATAGAAAAGTTTGGAAAAGGGAACATTTCAGCTCAAGCCTTCACGTTCCGTGAGTTGTGTCTTGCAACTGAAAACTTCGATTCTGAATGTTTGCTTGGTTCAGGTGGGTTTGGGAAAGTGTACAAAGGCCACATTAAAAGCAAGAATATG GCTGTTGCTGTGAAACAACTTGACAGGAATGGTTTCCAAGGAACGAAAGAGTTCCTTGTGGAGGTCCTGCTGTTGAGTCTTCTCCGTCACTCTAACCTTGTCAATTTGATAGGATACTGTTCAGACGGTGATCAGAGAATATTAGTTTACGAGCTCATGTCAAATGATTCTTTAGAAGTTCATCTTCTTG AACTTGGTCCAGATCAAAAGCCTCTTGATTGGTATACAAGGATGAAAATTGCAACCGGAGCAGCAAGAGGACTTGCATACTTGCATGAAACGGCTAATCCTCCCGTGATTTATCGGGACTTTAAATCATCCAACATACTTTTAGATGAGAACTTTGATCCCAAGCTTTCTGATTTCGGACTTGCCAAGCTAGGACCAACAGGTGACAGTTCTCATGTGTCCACCAGGGTCATGGGAACTTATGGTTATTGTGCACCTGACTATGCTTGCACAGGTAAATTGACCATTAAGTCCGATGTTTATAGCTTCGGTGTAGTCCTTTTAGAAATAATCTCAGGAAGAAGAGTCATCGACAGCTCCAGACCCAGCGAAGAAAAGAACCTCATCAAGTGG GCACGACCACTGATCAGCGATAAGAAGTTGCACTTAATAGCAGATCCATTGCTACGAGGGAACTACCCGAGGAGGGGATTGGATAAAGCTCTAACAGTTGCAACAATGTGCCTGCAAGAGGACGCCAGTACGCGACCTTTAATGAGTGAAGTAGTGACTGCTTTAGACTATATATTGAATATCAAGAAACACGACGATGATCACAAGGAGGAAACTGCAGATGATACTTATAAATCTCCACCTGCATTGCAAACTATTACAAGTCATGTCGATCGTATTGCAAGTAATAAACCTAATTGTGTTAGAGAAAGATACTAA